The Oncorhynchus mykiss isolate Arlee chromosome Y, USDA_OmykA_1.1, whole genome shotgun sequence genomic sequence AGACGACACAAGCAGTTCTTCTGCTGTGATATCGCCTTCATTTCACAAAGCCGCCACTAGGCAGCAGAGTCTCCCCTTCTACACCATCTCCTTCCTCACTAATTCTGAGGAATCCTGCAGACACACAAAAACAGATATTTGTAGGTTATTCACAGATCACATTAGAATAAATACGTCAACATAAGTTAATTGATTCTAAGTGGGACATGTACTTACAGAGACGCATACTTCATTAGTGAAGTCCCCCGCCATTGGTTGTGCCGGAACTGGAGACACAGTCATTCGGTCCTGCTGAAAATGGACAAAAGGAGAATGATAACAAATGTGCAAATATttcatgttagaaacaccttcttGAGCCGTTCCTTGAACCGTTCTTGAATCAGGTGAAAaaaccccaagccataatactcaCTGTGGGGTGTGGGTCATACATGTCATTGGCAATGCCTTCGATAGCGGAAGGCGAAGCTGATTGTTCCACAGCTCCGCCAGTCATTGCCTTTGTTTTGTCCTGAGTGTGCAGGTAGTAGTACAGCAACACTCCCAGAGtggccagcagcagcagtaccacgATGATGGAAGCAACAATACCTCCTGCGTTGTCTGGTTCTGGTGTGGCTGTATTGGACATAAGGTGCTATTAGATAAGGGTTGCTCAGCCAGGCCTGGCGAGTGGCATGAGCCATGAAAAAGATATTGCTTGTGTCTTACTTGTTAGTGGGTCTTTTGCTTCACCGGCACAGTTGAATCCTATGTCATAGTCAATGTCATCCAGGGCCAAGACTCCAGCGTATCCTTTGAAACCCTCAAATATAATCTAGAAACACACATTCTCAATAAACAACAACCCTTCCTTGCAATAATACAATATGAGACAATATATATAGGTAActggcaaaataaaggaaacaccaaaataaagtgtcttaataggccgttgggccaccacgagccagaacagctccAATGTGCCTCGGCATAGGAGGGATGCGACACAAGAAAATCCagcatttggtgttttgttgatggcggTGAAAAACGTAGTCTCAGGCGTCACTCCAGAATCTCCCCTAAGTGTTCAAATCTTGTGACCGAGATGCACACGTACAcgatcgcacacacacactttaagccCCCTATGCTCCGTTGAGAtgccctctttcaaagtcactgagatctcttcttctagccatggtagccataATAATGGgtaactgggcatttttatacatgacctgaagcatgatgggatgttaattgcttaataaactcaggaaccacacctgtgttgtgtgtgtgtgtgtgtatgtacttgtGTGATGTCTGACCTGATACTCTTCAGCAGAAGTGATGTCAACATTGAAGCGTGACCAAACTGCtcccacctcttccacactcaacATTTGTTCCAGGTTCCCTTCAGACTGCCTACACACCTTCAGATGACTACCATCTGCATGGACACAGTATGGAATATAACGGCATTAACAAACTGGCAACCAGGATCACCAACATCATGGTCGGCATCATCACATAGAAACAGACAGGTAAGGCAGGTTGTTTGATAGAGTTAAGACAGCAGTGGTAAAGTCCAGTGGTGTAGGTTGGGTCTTACGGGAGACTGGTTTGTACACCCAGAAGCGCAGGCAGGTGCCCATGGTGGAGGGCAGATGAGGACTCAGTAACCAGGCCTTGTATTTGGCTGTGTCCCTGGTGCTACTGGGGAGGAACAGGAAGTGACCTGCAGAATGGACACAAGGACAATAAGACTGGGACCATCAGAACATGGATTCTAATCTGGAAGAGTAGAATTTCAGAGGCCAATTTGATGCTTATGACGActcttataatgcattataactgcatcATACCTGCATCTTGTAAGTAAAGTGTGAGGATTAATCAAGACCGTAGCTTACAGTAAATGCATTtaaatgtgtcagtgtgtaacctctctctgtcccaagGGTGTGGTCATGGGATGGGGTGGGGTAGTGGGTCTCTGCCTCAGCACTGGTCAGCTCCCAGTCCAACTGGTCTAGCTCAGGGTTCTGAGTGTTGGTCCAGTCACACATTCCTATCTCCAGGTCACACTTAGTACCTGACAAACACACCAGCATGcatgtcactaacacacacaataagaataattatctctctgtgtgttcgtGAGTGTGTAAAGTACTGACCAAGTGTTTGACAAGGATGGCTTGAGAAAATTACGTCATCAACTGAGACATGAGTGCCTTTGCCACCCGCTCCCTGCACCTCAAACTCCAACTGAAACACAAACCATTTTcaattcagtcatttagcagacacttatccagagcgacatacagaagcaattagggttaagtgccttgcacaaGGGTATATCGTCAGATTTTTCATCTagttggctcggggattcaaaccagcgacctttcggctactggcccaacactaggCTGCTTACATCTGACCTTTCAGTGCTTGCAGTGTCTGACCAGTGGCTTGATCACATGACATCATGTACACTACCTGCCAGTCTGTGATGGTGCTGCTGATGTTGCCGTTGCCTTGGCGCCAGACATCTCCCTGGTCCAGGTTGTTGGAGAAGATCTTCACCCTATCTCCTTTCACTGGCTTCATGTACACAGTCAGCAAACCTAAAatagatcacacacacactaatgttgGTGAACATATTTTTTTGTAGTACATTTACCccttttttgtgatatccaattggtagtcacagtcttgtcccattgctgcaactcccgctacagcgcgatgggacaaggacatcccagctggccaagccctcccctgacccggacgacgcctggccaattgtgcgtcgtctgtagtgactcctcaagCATTtcgatgccttagaccgctgcgccactctggaggccCCAGCATGCAAAGTGTGACGTGTGATTGAGGGTGGGTATGTACTGTAAAAGGTATATACTCACCAGGATTCTCTCCCCCCATGTGGTACCAGAAGTGAACACACTCTGTTTGTGCCACGCCTACTCGCACAGGGGATGTAAGGGTGGCCACACTGCCCTGTGGTAGGATCTCCACATCACTGTCTGCCATCATGTAGTACCCTAAGGACCAACAATAGGATATGTTTAAGTAGATTCCATGTATCTTTGTATCTCTCACTACTTGTATTtctgagaggtattgacatgttgaaagcactgagctgtctgtttaaacaactagcacacagctcagacacccatgcataccccacaagacatgccaccagagggctCTTCACactccccaagtccagaacagactatgggaggtgcacattactacatagagccacgactacatggaactctattccacatcaggtaactgatgcagcagtagaatcagattgaaaaaacagataaaaatacaccttatggaagagtggggactgtgaagcaacacaaacatagacacagacacatgcatacaaacacatgataacatacgcactatacacacacgtacacatggattgtgtgttgtagatatgtggccttgaaggcacacagtgtgttgtgaaatctgttataaacgtattgtaatgttttaaaaattgtataactgccttaattttgccagactccaggaagagtaacgggatccataataaatacaaagtaTGTCCTTTTGTcgttctatttctctctctctccgtctctcacccATCACTGTCTCCAGTGTGTGGTCTGTTTTTGGCCCAGTGTTGGAGGACTGCCAGTTAGTGTGGAGCCAGCTGGCAGTGCCAGTGCTGGTGTAGCCGCATTGCTGGCCTTCAAAGGAGCACTTATTGGGCACGGTGCATGGGCCGTTCACAAACGCCACATCATCTAGTGCAACCCGCCCGTCAAAGCCGGAGCGCACTGCTTCAAATatcagctgtgtgtgtttgtgaatcagagaggaggaaggagaggggagcgggGAGCAGGGGTGGAGAGGGAAGTGTCATATCAATGTCAACATGAACAGACATATTCTATTTTTGTTATTATTATGTTTATTATGTGTAACTGGACCTGAATCGTGTATTGAACCCACTCATACCTGGAAGctagttagctgctcagatactGGACAGTGTCCCTCATGCCAGAAGTTGCCATGGGCACCACTGCGGCTCCATAGCAGACTCTCACCGCCGTAGGCATCACGCATCTTAACACTGAGTGCAcctgagagggatagagagagggtgagatggaggggagTTGAGAGAGAAGGAGTAAAAACATAGGAAGAGGAtgtgagaggaagagaagagggagatagAAATAGAACGTGAAAGTGGTGTTCATTGTGTTCAGGAGTGACTCTTCTGGAAGTCAAGGAGAGCCCTTCATCCTCACCTGTCTCAGGCCCGTAGAGCTTATAATAGAAGGACAGGCAGTGATGTCCGGGGGTGCCTGGCTGACGGTACGATAACAGACGGCCAGACACACCCCGTAACAAGGGGCTCCATACGTCTACAGCAAGGCTTTTACCTGTTATCAAAGGCAGGATTAATTAAGGCGTTATAGACCCCTAATGACTTAATGATCAGGTCCATTGGTTACATAGAGAGCAGAGAACACTTGGAGTAAAGCTACTATGTGAGAAGTACGACATGTTTAGAATGTAAAACTGGTATGTGGTTATGTGAACCTAGCTAACTATTCTATGCAGGTGTAAGGTCATGTTAGTACCGACGCCAATGGAATGGTCCATCCCTGTGAGCAGGCTCCAGTCAAAGTTGTCCGTTTGATCCTGGTACCAGCCACACAGTCCCTCTTCGAAGTTACATGACAGAGCTGTCCAGAAGAAACAAATCATATCAGCAGAAAATCAACAAAATAAAATGCTATATACTATACAGGATGTGTGTGACCATACTGAAATACTAAatgatcacaacaacaacaatatttgTTCAAACTGAAACATAAATTGCTTACCTGTGGGAGAGGATGGGAAATACTGAGCGTGACAGTTGATGAAACGAACATCCTTCACAGATATTCTGGCACATGGGCACAACTTCCTAGCACGAGCCACAAATTCCATcttggaaagagagggggagtgaaagAAAGAGTAACCACAGCATCAAAAAATGAATACAATTAATATGGTAGTAGATAATACAAgataaaccaaaccaaaccataAGCATGTCCTGAAGGTATCATACCTGGAAGCGGTGATCCCTGGCTCCGATGTACACCTGCGCCTGCTGGTACACCCCCTCTACAGGTCCTGTTTTCCCACTGAACTCCCACAGCCTGGGCAGAATGCCCAACAGACTGTCAATCACCCGGATGGACAGCTCACCTAGGGGAGAAAACAGGGAACAAAGAGGCAGAGGTAAAGACAAGGAGCGGCAGATGTCCTGAACTGTAGGAGGGACATAGGTTTTGGTTAAGGGGATTGTTAGGGTTTTCTTGCAGGTGTCTGAGGCCGTGTTACCGGTGTGATTGCTCTTGCTGGTCAAGGAGTAGGAGAAGTTGAGGGTGCAGGCTGGCCCCGAGGGGCCCAGGAGAGGGGTGCGTGTCTGGGCCTCAGTTAACTGCTGCCCTGGGGCTTCAGCTAAAAACAGGTACTTGTCTGAGGgcagcgagagagatggagagagttggAGGTCTATCACTATACTGAAAAACAAACTAAACAAAATGTACAGCTGACCAGACATGGCCACTCATACCTTATAGTATCTTGATATGCACACAAGCATAACACACAGAAGCAAGTAtgcacacgcatacgcacacactcATCTGTCCAAAAGTTACCTTTGGGGGTGTCATTCAGGACCCACTGCTGGCTTCCAATGCTGCTGTCTGTCCATCCAGAGCTGCCCTTCTCATAGGAGAAGtcccctacacaaacacacacactaagaacATGCAGATTCACACCAAACATTTTTtgacaaatacagttgaagtcggaggtttacatacacttaggttagagtcattaaaacttgtttttcaaccactctacaaatttcttgttaacaaactatagttttggcaagtcggttagaacatctactttgtgcatgacaagtaatttttccaacaattgtttacagacagattatttcacttattattcactgcatcacaattccactgggtcagaagtttacatacactaagttga encodes the following:
- the mamdc4 gene encoding apical endosomal glycoprotein isoform X1 yields the protein MGFNRGISALVLLLTFHWAIGSQTLACQTPELKCDFVCDCTDCIDENGCGYRGMDFVCDFEDPDVCGWQDQSLEKAYSWERRQRGDTLPDSGPSSDFTIGTATGWFMGVTEVKAHSPSTAVMASPMMKQSSPSCRMHLRYFLWDPGFTGMGPAPLWASVYREDSTQQAVVWRPESTSVRGWREATVFLGRIPTTFQIRLHSQRTEGRRGDVAIDQLQFFDCALPLPVPGESCAAGLLQCNREGCVEQRQVCDGSDDCGDKTDEQNCGGYWGCDFEEGVCNWDLRTLSTSLKWTRTSQANISTTDPFKGPGRDHSDNTASGHFLYVTVPEGGLKSDWTSFQSPLLEPTNSTHPCKMVMYSHQFGPRSGGLSVLVADTEIYPVWQRGGALGDLWVKAEVEIISNTSFQLVFVAAIRDKEYGGVAIDSIMMSPNCRLSKENFTLENFPKPPGHPCTSDTSKICDFREDCEDKDDEAKCGDFSYEKGSSGWTDSSIGSQQWVLNDTPKDKYLFLAEAPGQQLTEAQTRTPLLGPSGPACTLNFSYSLTSKSNHTGELSIRVIDSLLGILPRLWEFSGKTGPVEGVYQQAQVYIGARDHRFQMEFVARARKLCPCARISVKDVRFINCHAQYFPSSPTALSCNFEEGLCGWYQDQTDNFDWSLLTGMDHSIGVGKSLAVDVWSPLLRGVSGRLLSYRQPGTPGHHCLSFYYKLYGPETGALSVKMRDAYGGESLLWSRSGAHGNFWHEGHCPVSEQLTSFQHTQLIFEAVRSGFDGRVALDDVAFVNGPCTVPNKCSFEGQQCGYTSTGTASWLHTNWQSSNTGPKTDHTLETVMGYYMMADSDVEILPQGSVATLTSPVRVGVAQTECVHFWYHMGGENPGLLTVYMKPVKGDRVKIFSNNLDQGDVWRQGNGNISSTITDWQLEFEVQGAGGKGTHVSVDDVIFSSHPCQTLGTKCDLEIGMCDWTNTQNPELDQLDWELTSAEAETHYPTPSHDHTLGTERGHFLFLPSSTRDTAKYKAWLLSPHLPSTMGTCLRFWVYKPVSHGSHLKVCRQSEGNLEQMLSVEEVGAVWSRFNVDITSAEEYQIIFEGFKGYAGVLALDDIDYDIGFNCAGEAKDPLTTTPEPDNAGGIVASIIVVLLLLATLGVLLYYYLHTQDKTKAMTGGAVEQSASPSAIEGIANDMYDPHPTQDRMTVSPVPAQPMAGDFTNEVCVSDSSELVRKEMV
- the mamdc4 gene encoding apical endosomal glycoprotein isoform X2, giving the protein MGFNRGISALVLLLTFHWAIGSQTLACQTPELKCDFVCDCTDCIDENGCGYRGMDFVCDFEDPDVCGWQDQSLEKAYSWERRQRGDTLPDSGPSSDFTIGTATGWFMGVTEVKAHSPSTAVMASPMMKQSSPSCRMHLRYFLWDPGFTGMGPAPLWASVYREDSTQQAVVWRPESTSVRGWREATVFLGRIPTTFQIRLHSQRTEGRRGDVAIDQLQFFDCALPLPVPGESCAAGLLQCNREGCVEQRQVCDGSDDCGDKTDEQNCGGYWGCDFEEGVCNWDLRTLSTSLKWTRTSQANISTTDPFKGPGRDHSDNTASGHFLYVTVPEGGLKSDWTSFQSPLLEPTNSTHPCKMVMYSHQFGPRSGGLSVLVADTEIYPVWQRGGALGDLWVKAEVEIISNTSFQLVFVAAIRDKEYGGVAIDSIMMSPNCRLSKENFTLENFPKPPGHPCTSDTSKICDFREDCEDKDDEAKCGDFSYEKGSSGWTDSSIGSQQWVLNDTPKDKYLFLAEAPGQQLTEAQTRTPLLGPSGPACTLNFSYSLTSKSNHTGELSIRVIDSLLGILPRLWEFSGKTGPVEGVYQQAQVYIGARDHRFQMEFVARARKLCPCARISVKDVRFINCHAQYFPSSPTALSCNFEEGLCGWYQDQTDNFDWSLLTGMDHSIGVGKSLAVDVWSPLLRGVSGRLLSYRQPGTPGHHCLSFYYKLYGPETGALSVKMRDAYGGESLLWSRSGAHGNFWHEGHCPVSEQLTSFQHTQLIFEAVRSGFDGRVALDDVAFVNGPCTVPNKCSFEGQQCGYTSTGTASWLHTNWQSSNTGPKTDHTLETVMGYYMMADSDVEILPQGSVATLTSPVRVGVAQTECVHFWYHMGGENPGLLTVYMKPVKGDRVKIFSNNLDQGDVWRQGNGNISSTITDWQLEFEVQGAGGKGTHVSVDDVIFSSHPCQTLGTKCDLEIGMCDWTNTQNPELDQLDWELTSAEAETHYPTPSHDHTLGTERGHFLFLPSSTRDTAKYKAWLLSPHLPSTMGTCLRFWVYKPVSHGSHLKVCRQSEGNLEQMLSVEEVGAVWSRFNVDITSAEEYQIIFEGFKGYAGVLALDDIDYDIGFNCAGEAKDPLTTTPEPDNAGGIVASIIVVLLLLATLGVLLYYYLHTQDKTKAMTGGAVEQSASPSAIEGIANDMYDPHPTDRMTVSPVPAQPMAGDFTNEVCVSDSSELVRKEMV
- the mamdc4 gene encoding apical endosomal glycoprotein isoform X3; this translates as MGFNRGISALVLLLTFHWAIGSQTLACQTPELKCDFVCDCTDCIDENGCGYRGMDFVCDFEDPDVCGWQDQSLEKAYSWERRQRGDTLPDSGPSSDFTIGTATGWFMGVTEVKAHSPSTAVMASPMMKQSSPSCRMHLRYFLWDPGFTGMGPAPLWASVYREDSTQQAVVWRPESTSVRGWREATVFLGRIPTTFQIRLHSQRTEGRRGDVAIDQLQFFDCALPLPVPGESCAAGLLQCNREGCVEQRQVCDGSDDCGDKTDEQNCGGYWGCDFEEGVCNWDLRTLSTSLKWTRTSQANISTTDPFKGPGRDHSDNTASGHFLYVTVPEGGLKSDWTSFQSPLLEPTNSTHPCKMVMYSHQFGPRSGGLSVLVADTEIYPVWQRGGALGDLWVKAEVEIISNTSFQLVFVAAIRDKEYGGVAIDSIMMSPNCRLSKENFTLENFPKPPGHPCTSDTSKICDFREDCEDKDDEAKCGDFSYEKGSSGWTDSSIGSQQWVLNDTPKDKYLFLAEAPGQQLTEAQTRTPLLGPSGPACTLNFSYSLTSKSNHTGELSIRVIDSLLGILPRLWEFSGKTGPVEGVYQQAQVYIGARDHRFQMEFVARARKLCPCARISVKDVRFINCHAQYFPSSPTALSCNFEEGLCGWYQDQTDNFDWSLLTGMDHSIGVGKSLAVDVWSPLLRGVSGRLLSYRQPGTPGHHCLSFYYKLYGPETGALSVKMRDAYGGESLLWSRSGAHGNFWHEGHCPVSEQLTSFQLIFEAVRSGFDGRVALDDVAFVNGPCTVPNKCSFEGQQCGYTSTGTASWLHTNWQSSNTGPKTDHTLETVMGYYMMADSDVEILPQGSVATLTSPVRVGVAQTECVHFWYHMGGENPGLLTVYMKPVKGDRVKIFSNNLDQGDVWRQGNGNISSTITDWQLEFEVQGAGGKGTHVSVDDVIFSSHPCQTLGTKCDLEIGMCDWTNTQNPELDQLDWELTSAEAETHYPTPSHDHTLGTERGHFLFLPSSTRDTAKYKAWLLSPHLPSTMGTCLRFWVYKPVSHGSHLKVCRQSEGNLEQMLSVEEVGAVWSRFNVDITSAEEYQIIFEGFKGYAGVLALDDIDYDIGFNCAGEAKDPLTTTPEPDNAGGIVASIIVVLLLLATLGVLLYYYLHTQDKTKAMTGGAVEQSASPSAIEGIANDMYDPHPTQDRMTVSPVPAQPMAGDFTNEVCVSDSSELVRKEMV